ACTCAGCTTTGGATTGCCGGCGGTTATTTTCAATGCCTAGCTTTTCTGGGCGCCCCACTTTTTGTGAATCGAAAACTTAATGCCGGTCTGCTGTTCTGGATTATTTTTTTAGTATCGAGTCTGACCATTACCCTTATTTTTCTTGGTTTTTTCCCTTCCTGTTTTATCGAAGGGCAGGGCCTGACATCGTTTAAGAAAATAAGCGAAATTCTGATCTCTATCGGTTTTATTGTTGCCTTACTACCGCTCTGGAGAAACCGTCACCGGTTTGACGGATCAGTAGTCAAGAATATTTTCATTGCCCTTATAGCCAACAGTCTGGCACGCTTGGCATTTATATTTTATGTCTCTGTATACGGCCTTTCAAATATGGCTGGTCACTATCTTTATCTTGTATACGTCTATTTTATTTACAAAACCATTGTCGAAACCGGGATTTCAAAACCACAAGAACTTCTTTTTAAAAAACTGACCAGTCAAAAAGAGGCGCTGGAAAATTTTGGCCTGGAGCTTGAACGTAAGGTGAGGATTCGAACCAAAGAACTGGAACAGTTGAATGAGGAGCTGATCCGCAGCAACAAAGATCTTGAAGATCTGGCCTATATCGTTTCCCATGACTTGCGGGAACCACTCCGGGGAATAAACAATTTTTCGTTGTTGCTGCTTGAGGACTACGGAAATATACTTGATGAGGATGGGCGATTCATGTTGCAAACTTTAACCACCTTGTCTAAACGCCAGGAAGAGCAGATCATTTCAATTTTGAACTATTCAAGAGTTCACCGAAAGAAGCCGGTTATCTCCCCGGTGGATACCAATGAAGTTCTGAAACAGGTTCTTGACACCTTAGCAATATTCATTGCAGAAAAACAGGTAGATATTCGTATTGTATCTCCACTGCCGGAAATTACCTGTGACCGTGAACACCTGGCAATTATTTTTAGCAACCTGATCACCAATGCCATCAAATATAACGACAAAGCCCAGCGCTGGGTTGAAGTAGGAGAGCTCAAGGATGGCATAGAAAACAGTCCGGTTCTTTACGTGCGTGACAATGGTATTGGCATTGCCAAAAAACATCAGGATAAAATCTTTAAAATTTTTAAACGACTGCATGGCCGCGATGAGTTCGGTGGCGGCACTGGAGCCGGACTTGCTATCACCCTGAAAATAATCGAAAAACACCACGGTAGAATGTGGGTCGAGTCACAAGTTGGTGAAGGGACTACCATCTTTTTTCACATACCATCACCACATAATTGAGAGGAAAAATAAATGGGGTTACGCACAAATAACTCAATTCTGATCGTTGAAGATAGTGATGAAGATTTTTTCATCACCCAAAAAGCCTTTAAAGATTCCCATTTTGCAAATCCCATTTTTCGGTGCACAAATGGTGATGACGCGCTTGATTTTCTTTACGGCAGGGGGGCTTATCACTCTGTCCAGGGCGTCCATCACCCCGCACTTATTCTTCTTGATCTGAATATGCCCGGAACCGATGGCAGAGAGGTTCTTGCCACAATCAAAGCGGATACATCTCTGCAAAGCATTCCTGTAATCATTTTTACTACCTCTGATATGGAGCAGGATATTCTCAGCTGTTACGAAGTAGGCGCCAGCAGCTATATCCACAAGCCTGTGAGCATAAATGGTTTTATGGAGGCCATCAAACGTCTGCATGGCTATTGGTTTGAACTCGTGCTCTTACCTGGAGAAAAGAGAAAGTGAAGAATAAGACAAAAACTTTGCCTACTGACAACTCAGCACATTTATTAGAACTTAGGGAGCGCGCTAATAAAGTTTTGAGCGAACTGGGGTCAACCAGCCTGAGCATGGATTCTTTCGATCAACAGCGCCTTCTCGAAGAGATCAGTGTGTATCATATCGAACTGGAGCTCCAGAACGAAGAGCTGCAAAAAACACGAAAT
This genomic interval from Desulfobulbaceae bacterium contains the following:
- a CDS encoding sensor domain-containing diguanylate cyclase; its protein translation is MKNKTKTLPTDNSAHLLELRERANKVLSELGSTSLSMDSFDQQRLLEEISVYHIELELQNEELQKTRN
- a CDS encoding response regulator, whose protein sequence is MGLRTNNSILIVEDSDEDFFITQKAFKDSHFANPIFRCTNGDDALDFLYGRGAYHSVQGVHHPALILLDLNMPGTDGREVLATIKADTSLQSIPVIIFTTSDMEQDILSCYEVGASSYIHKPVSINGFMEAIKRLHGYWFELVLLPGEKRK